A genomic region of Chryseobacterium sp. KACC 21268 contains the following coding sequences:
- the thrC gene encoding threonine synthase, giving the protein MKYISTRKQEETNIKTAILKGLADDGGLFMPEYIPQLDAGFFENLPNLSLQEIGFRVAKEFLSESISNDNLKKIIDEVLNFEIPAVKITENIYSLELFHGPTMAFKDVGARFMARMMAYFSEGKPMKVVVATSGDTGSAVASGFFDVAGIEVYILYPKGKVSPLQEKQLTTWGGNIKALEIDGTFDDCQALAKQILSDEELNQKFTLTSANSINIARLIPQSFYYFWAFAQLEKLGKPIVFSVPSGNFGNLTAGLFAKKMGLPIHYFIASTNANDVIPKFLETGTYESKPSKQTISNAMDVGNPSNFERMKSLFNDDVSEFKKEIESYSFSDEATKETMIKVKKDFGYTLDPHGAVAYLGLETFKKSFDSAQDDKTKLSDNDFIGVLLETAHPAKFVEVVEEVLKTKIEIPEKLEAFNKKEKQSVEFPAEFELVKQFLKEEK; this is encoded by the coding sequence ATGAAATACATATCAACAAGAAAACAAGAAGAAACCAACATTAAAACAGCCATCCTAAAAGGTTTGGCAGATGACGGCGGACTTTTTATGCCCGAATATATTCCGCAACTTGATGCTGGGTTTTTTGAAAATCTACCAAATCTTAGCTTGCAGGAAATCGGTTTCCGAGTAGCAAAAGAATTTCTCAGCGAATCCATTTCCAATGATAATTTGAAAAAAATCATCGATGAAGTTTTGAACTTCGAAATTCCGGCTGTGAAAATCACGGAGAATATTTACTCCCTGGAATTATTCCACGGTCCAACGATGGCTTTCAAGGATGTTGGCGCGCGATTTATGGCGAGAATGATGGCTTATTTCTCAGAAGGAAAACCGATGAAAGTTGTTGTGGCGACTTCTGGTGACACGGGAAGTGCGGTTGCGTCAGGGTTTTTCGATGTTGCGGGAATTGAGGTTTATATTCTTTATCCAAAAGGAAAAGTGAGTCCGTTGCAGGAAAAACAGCTGACAACTTGGGGCGGAAATATAAAAGCGTTGGAAATCGATGGGACTTTTGACGATTGTCAGGCTTTGGCAAAACAAATTCTGTCCGACGAAGAATTGAATCAGAAATTCACTTTGACATCGGCAAACAGTATCAATATTGCGAGATTAATTCCGCAATCATTCTATTATTTTTGGGCGTTTGCTCAATTAGAAAAATTAGGAAAGCCAATCGTATTTTCTGTTCCGAGCGGGAATTTTGGGAATTTGACAGCTGGACTTTTTGCTAAGAAAATGGGATTGCCAATTCATTATTTTATTGCTTCAACCAACGCAAATGATGTCATTCCAAAGTTTTTAGAAACTGGAACTTACGAGTCGAAACCTTCAAAACAAACCATCAGCAACGCAATGGATGTCGGAAATCCAAGCAATTTTGAAAGAATGAAAAGTCTTTTCAATGATGATGTTTCGGAATTTAAAAAAGAAATTGAATCATATTCTTTTTCGGATGAAGCAACAAAAGAGACGATGATAAAGGTGAAAAAGGATTTCGGTTATACTTTGGACCCGCACGGTGCGGTTGCTTATTTGGGATTGGAAACTTTTAAAAAATCCTTCGACTCCGCTCAGGATGACAAAACCAAGTTGTCAGATAATGATTTCATCGGTGTTTTATTGGAAACGGCTCATCCTGCAAAGTTTGTGGAAGTTGTAGAAGAGGTTTTAAAAACGAAAATCGAAATCCCTGAAAAACTGGAAGCTTTCAACAAAAAGGAAAAACAATCTGTGGAGTTTCCAGCGGAATTTGAATTGGTGAAACAATTTTTGAAGGAGGAGAAGTGA
- the rpsO gene encoding 30S ribosomal protein S15 has product MYLTTEKKSEIFAKHGKSANDTGSAEGQIALFTFRINHLSQHLKANRHDFATERSLVKLVGKRKSLLDYLKKKEISRYRAIIAELGIRK; this is encoded by the coding sequence ATGTATTTAACAACAGAAAAAAAGTCAGAAATTTTCGCAAAGCACGGAAAATCTGCAAATGACACAGGAAGCGCTGAAGGACAGATTGCTCTATTCACTTTTAGAATCAACCACCTTTCTCAGCATTTGAAAGCTAACCGTCACGATTTTGCTACTGAGCGGTCTCTAGTGAAATTGGTAGGTAAGAGAAAATCTCTTCTTGATTACTTGAAGAAGAAAGAAATCTCTAGATACAGAGCTATCATCGCTGAATTGGGAATCAGAAAATAA
- a CDS encoding tetratricopeptide repeat protein, translating to MKKIYLLPIFFSVLSFSQNKTEAEVKVNEGVALHDSGKYDEALVKYDEALNLDRDNSLALTEKAMTLESVKRYDEAIEVSKQVLKLYPNEDNKTLYVTYANSLDHLNKAEQALKIYDEGIKKYPDYYQLYFNKGIALVNTKENEKAIICFQQSTKLNPNHSSSFNALAILGQSNRIASILAFSRYLVIDNKSGRAKGNFDALMKLMNKGVSQTGENSISVSIDSATLDKVNKKKKGENDFSSTDMVLSMSSALDYDDKNKDKSEVQKFIAKFQTLCQSIAETQKNQKGYYREFLAPYFIEMEKKNFIEPFAYYIFLPSQNPDVIEYSKEHSDKIEEFQNWSKNYWK from the coding sequence ATGAAAAAGATTTACCTATTACCAATTTTCTTTTCTGTTTTAAGCTTTTCTCAAAATAAAACGGAAGCCGAAGTTAAAGTGAATGAAGGCGTTGCACTACACGATTCCGGAAAATACGACGAAGCTTTGGTAAAATATGATGAGGCTTTAAATCTGGATAGAGATAATTCCCTAGCTCTCACGGAAAAAGCAATGACGCTGGAATCTGTGAAAAGATACGATGAGGCGATAGAAGTCAGTAAGCAAGTTTTAAAGTTATATCCAAATGAAGACAACAAGACACTTTATGTTACCTACGCCAATTCTTTGGACCATTTGAACAAAGCAGAACAAGCGCTGAAAATTTACGATGAAGGTATAAAAAAGTATCCAGATTACTATCAGCTCTATTTCAACAAAGGAATTGCTTTGGTTAATACAAAAGAAAACGAAAAAGCCATCATTTGCTTTCAACAATCCACAAAACTAAATCCAAATCATTCGAGCTCGTTCAATGCATTGGCAATTCTTGGACAATCAAACAGGATAGCCTCTATTTTAGCATTCAGTAGATATCTTGTGATAGACAACAAATCAGGAAGAGCAAAGGGTAATTTTGATGCTCTTATGAAACTAATGAATAAAGGTGTTTCACAAACTGGTGAGAACTCTATATCAGTTTCGATAGATTCAGCAACACTCGATAAGGTCAACAAGAAAAAGAAGGGCGAAAATGACTTTTCTTCGACAGATATGGTTTTGTCAATGTCTTCCGCTTTGGATTATGATGATAAAAACAAAGACAAATCAGAAGTCCAGAAGTTCATTGCGAAATTCCAAACACTTTGCCAATCAATTGCAGAGACACAGAAAAATCAGAAAGGTTATTACAGAGAATTTTTGGCGCCCTATTTTATTGAAATGGAAAAGAAAAACTTCATTGAACCCTTTGCATACTACATATTTCTTCCGTCTCAAAATCCAGATGTCATTGAGTACAGCAAAGAACATTCTGATAAAATTGAAGAATTCCAAAATTGGTCAAAAAATTATTGGAAATAG